One Vigna unguiculata cultivar IT97K-499-35 chromosome 7, ASM411807v1, whole genome shotgun sequence genomic region harbors:
- the LOC114192375 gene encoding DNA-directed RNA polymerase III subunit 1-like, translating into MKASMSDFFKNLDDFTTPREMLNDFYMSSFVMTRKDNFYDRSALFSCLCLLDDADLVDLPTPAIVKPVELWSGKQLFNILLRPHANVKVCVDLTVEEKIYTKVDEEKRELKTLCPNDGFVYFRNSELISGQFGKVTLGNGNTEGLLSLILRECEAEAAASCLNRLAKVRCRQPWILDFNGATGMNDITPNEMVIKKKEEILSEAYRKCDEYIEAFNKGKLELIPGCDAAQTLETRITQVLNGLSDVIRKVFLQTTHWRNILLVMSQCGWKNSTGEMIGCLGLQSVDGFEDRILPHFPKNAQTPAARGFVANSFFSGLTCTEFFLHCQANRVGLLDD; encoded by the exons ATGAAGGCCTCCATGTCAGATTTCTTTAAGAACCTTGATGATTTCACAACTCCACGCGAG atgctAAACGACTTTTACATGTCTTCCTTCGTTATGACcagaaaagataatttttatgacCGTTCTGCCTTATTTAGTTGCTTGTGCCTATTGGATGACGCGGATCTTGTCGATTTGCCAACTCCTGCAATTGTTAAG CCTGTTGAGCTTTGGAGTGGTAAGCAGCTATTTAACATTCTATTGCGCCCACATGCCAATGTGAAAGTCTGTGTGGATCTTACCGTAGAGGAGAAAATATACACGAAGGTGGATGAGGAGAAAAGAGAATTGAAAACATTGTGCCCGAATGATGGGTTTGTTTACTTTCGTAACAGTGAGTTGATCTctggccaatttggaaaggTTACTTTAG GAAATGGTAATACGGAGGGACTGTTATCTCTGATACTGAGAGAATGCGAAGCAGAAGCAGCTGCATCTTGCTTGAATCGTTTAGCGAAAGTGAG ATGTCGTCAGCCATGGATCCTTGATTTCAATGGCGCGACAGGCATGAATGATATTACACCAAATGAGATGGTGATTaagaagaaagaggaaataCTTTCAGAGGCTTATAGGAAATGTGATGAGTACATAGAAGCTTTCAATAAAGGAAAACTAGAACTCATACCTGGTTGTGATGCTGCTCAAACATTAGAGACCCGGATAACTCAAGTATTGAACGGATTAAGTGATGTGATCAGGAAGGTTTTCTTGCAAACTACGCACTGGAGAAATATTCTATTGGTCATGTCGCAGTGTGGATGGAAAAACTCTACCGGTGAAATGATTGGCTGTCTTGGTCTACAGTCAGTTGATGGGTTTGAAGATCGAATCCTTCCTCATTTCCCTAAAAATGCACAAACGCCTGCA GCTAGAGGTTTTGTTGCTAATTCATTTTTCAGTGGATTGACATGTACTGAGTTTTTTCTTCACTGCCAAGCGAACAGAGTTGGTTTATTAGACG ATTAA
- the LOC114192416 gene encoding uncharacterized protein LOC114192416 isoform X1 has translation MLVRQKMAKNPVKYSVVDAFTDSAFKGNPAAVCFLEEERDEEWLQAVATEFNVPVTCYLTRIKGTSTNPRFHFRYFTHLNEVKICGHATLAAAHKLFSSDFVDTNIIEFDTLSGVVTAKKITAIDKCNGASNLQNGVVRDGFYIEVDLPAHPIIECNFDETSQISGALNGASIIDIKRTQIGDDILVVVRSGENVTEVEPQFDAISKCPGRGVIVSGVAPPGSGFDFYSRFFCPKDGVNEDQVCGSAHCGLASYWSKKLGKCDFNAYQVSARGGILKIHFDEKRQRVLLRGKAVTVMEGWVMV, from the exons ATGTTGGTGCGACAAAAAATGGCTAAGAATCCTGTGAAATACTCTGTG GTTGACGCGTTCACCGATTCAGCTTTCAAGGGAAACCCCGCAGCAGTGTGTTTCTTGGAAGAAGAGAGGGACGAGGAGTGGTTGCAAGCGGTTGCCACCGAGTTCAATGTCCCTGTCACCTGTTACTTGACTCGCATTAAGGGAACCTCTACCAATCCACGTTTTCACTTCAGATATTTTACTCATCTTAACGAG GTTAAAATTTGTGGCCATGCCACATTAGCCGCTGCACACAAACTATTTTCGTCTGATTTTGTGGACACCAATATTATCGAGTTTGATACTCTATCTGGAGTAGTGACTGCCAAAAAGATCACAGCCATTGATAAATGTAATGGTGCCTCCAACTTGCAAAATGGTGTAGTTCGTGATGGATTTTATATCGAAGTAGATCTTCCTGCTCACCCTATTATAGAATGCAACTTCGATGAGACTTCACAAATTTCAGGGGCATTGAATGGTGCTTCAATTATTGATATAAAGAGGACACAAATCGGTGATGACATACTG GTTGTAGTTAGATCTGGAGAAAATGTGACAGAAGTAGAGCCCCAATTTGATGCAATAAGTAAATGTCCTGGAAGGGGGGTAATTGTTTCGGGAGTTGCTCCTCCAGGGTCAGGATTTGACTTCTACAGCCGGTTCTTCTGCCCAAAAGATGGAGTGAATGAG GATCAGGTGTGTGGGAGTGCACACTGTGGGTTGGCATCGTACTGGAGCAAGAAGTTGGGGAAATGTGATTTCAATGCTTATCAG GTATCAGCCAGAGGAGGAATTCTGAAAATTCATTTTGATGAGAAAAGGCAAAGAGTGCTTTTGCGTGGGAAGGCCGTAACGGTGATGGAAGGGTGGGTTATGGTCTAG
- the LOC114191671 gene encoding uncharacterized protein LOC114191671, whose translation MAKKPVKYFVVDAFTEVPFKGNPAAVCFLEEEEEEERNHHWLQAVAAEFNISQTCFLTRIVDSDNNPLHSLDATSNPRFRLRWFTPITEVKLCGHATLAAAHTLFSSGLVHTNIIEFVTLSGLLTAKRIQAINISGASNLQNGETEDGFYIELDFPADPVTDFNLDQTSLLSGALIGASIIDIRRTQVTDDLLVVVKSGENVTEIKPQLDAIVKCPGRGIIVSGIAPPGSKFDFYSRFFCPKFGINEDPACGTAHCSLACYWSKKLGKYDLNAYQASSRGAIFNISLDEQNQRVLLRGKAVTVMEGCVLV comes from the exons ATGGCAAAGAAACCTGTCAAATACTTTGTG GTGGACGCATTCACTGAGGTACCATTCAAAGGGAACCCTGCGGCAGTGTGTTTCttagaggaagaggaagaggaagagaggAACCACCACTGGTTGCAAGCTGTAGCTGCTGAGTTCAACATCTCTCAGACGTGTTTCTTAACCCGGATTGTTGACTCTGATAATAACCCTCTTCACTCTCTCGATGCCACCTCCAATCCCCGTTTTCGCCTCAGATGGTTTACTCCTATTACTGAG GTTAAACTTTGTGGCCATGCCACATTAGCTGCTGCACACACACTCTTTTCATCTGGTTTGGTGCATACCAATATTATTGAATTTGTAACGCTATCTGGGCTATTAACTGCAAAAAGAATCCAAGCAATCAATATCTCCGGTGCCTCAAACTTGCAAAATGGTGAAACTGAGGATGGTTTTTACATTGAATTGGATTTTCCTGCTGATCCTGTAACAGATTTCAACTTGGATCAAACATCACTACTTTCTGGGGCCTTGATCGGTGCTTCCATAATTGATATAAGGAGGACCCAAGTTACAGATGACTTACTT GTTGTCGTCAAATCTGGGGAAAATGTCACAGAAATAAAGCCACAGCTCGATGCAATAGTTAAATGTCCCGGAAGGGGAATAATTGTTTCGGGGATTGCTCCTCCGGGATCTAAATTCGACTTCTACAGTCGATTCTTCTGCCCAAAATTTGGAATCAATGAG GATCCTGCTTGTGGGACTGCACATTGTTCCTTAGCATGCTACTGGAGCAAGAAGCTGGGGAAATATGATTTGAATGCTTATCAG GCATCATCCAGAGGAGCAATTTTCAATATTAGTTTAGATGAGCAGAACCAAAGAGTTCTTTTGCGTGGGAAAGCTGTTACAGTGATGGAAGGGTGTGTTCTGGTCTAG
- the LOC114192416 gene encoding uncharacterized protein LOC114192416 isoform X2, with amino-acid sequence MLVRQKMAKNPVKYSVVDAFTDSAFKGNPAAVCFLEEERDEEWLQAVATEFNVPVTCYLTRIKGTSTNPRFHFRYFTHLNEVKICGHATLAAAHKLFSSDFVDTNIIEFDTLSGVVTAKKITAIDKCNGASNLQNGVVRDGFYIEVDLPAHPIIECNFDETSQISGALNGASIIDIKRTQIGDDILVVVRSGENVTEVEPQFDAISKCPGRGVIVSGVAPPGSGFDFYSRFFCPKDGVNEVCGSAHCGLASYWSKKLGKCDFNAYQVSARGGILKIHFDEKRQRVLLRGKAVTVMEGWVMV; translated from the exons ATGTTGGTGCGACAAAAAATGGCTAAGAATCCTGTGAAATACTCTGTG GTTGACGCGTTCACCGATTCAGCTTTCAAGGGAAACCCCGCAGCAGTGTGTTTCTTGGAAGAAGAGAGGGACGAGGAGTGGTTGCAAGCGGTTGCCACCGAGTTCAATGTCCCTGTCACCTGTTACTTGACTCGCATTAAGGGAACCTCTACCAATCCACGTTTTCACTTCAGATATTTTACTCATCTTAACGAG GTTAAAATTTGTGGCCATGCCACATTAGCCGCTGCACACAAACTATTTTCGTCTGATTTTGTGGACACCAATATTATCGAGTTTGATACTCTATCTGGAGTAGTGACTGCCAAAAAGATCACAGCCATTGATAAATGTAATGGTGCCTCCAACTTGCAAAATGGTGTAGTTCGTGATGGATTTTATATCGAAGTAGATCTTCCTGCTCACCCTATTATAGAATGCAACTTCGATGAGACTTCACAAATTTCAGGGGCATTGAATGGTGCTTCAATTATTGATATAAAGAGGACACAAATCGGTGATGACATACTG GTTGTAGTTAGATCTGGAGAAAATGTGACAGAAGTAGAGCCCCAATTTGATGCAATAAGTAAATGTCCTGGAAGGGGGGTAATTGTTTCGGGAGTTGCTCCTCCAGGGTCAGGATTTGACTTCTACAGCCGGTTCTTCTGCCCAAAAGATGGAGTGAATGAG GTGTGTGGGAGTGCACACTGTGGGTTGGCATCGTACTGGAGCAAGAAGTTGGGGAAATGTGATTTCAATGCTTATCAG GTATCAGCCAGAGGAGGAATTCTGAAAATTCATTTTGATGAGAAAAGGCAAAGAGTGCTTTTGCGTGGGAAGGCCGTAACGGTGATGGAAGGGTGGGTTATGGTCTAG
- the LOC114191672 gene encoding uncharacterized protein LOC114191672: protein MAKKPVKYFVVDAFTESAFKGNPAAVCLLEEEREESWMQSLATEFNLSETCYLTRIIDSDRSDISSNGSSNDRFHLRWFTPTTEVELCGHATLASAHVLFSCGLVKSNIIEFFTLSGVLTAKKVPGNNESGAPDDGFFVELDFPADTVAEFNDADISQISAALNGAHVIDVKRTTIGDNLLVELASGKAVAELQPDIGAIEKCPGGGILVTGTASPESGFDYYCRTFFPKFGINEDPITGSAQCALAPYWAKKLGRCDLSAYAASSRSGIVHVHFDKQRKRIFMRGNAVTVMDGNVLI from the exons ATGGCAAAGAAACCTGTTAAATACTTTGTG GTGGACGCGTTCACCGAGTCGGCGTTCAAGGGGAACCCTGCAGCAGTGTGTTTATTGGAAGAAGAGAGGGAGGAATCATGGATGCAAAGCCTAGCAACCGAGTTCAATCTCTCTGAGACATGCTACTTGACTCGGATTATAGACTCCGACAGATCTGATATCTCATCCAATGGATCCTCAAATGATCGTTTCCACCTCAGATGGTTCACTCCCACTACAGAG GTTGAACTTTGCGGCCATGCCACGTTAGCGTCTGCACATGTTCTTTTTTCATGCGGTTTGGTGAAGTccaatattattgaatttttcACTCTGTCTGGAGTTCTAACTGCCAAAAAGGTCCCAGGGAACAATGAATCAGGGGCCCCAGATGATGGGTTTTTCGTTGAATTGGATTTCCCTGCTGATACAGTTGCTGAGTTCAATGATGCTGACATTTCGCAAATTTCGGCCGCTTTGAATGGTGCCCATGTTATTGATGTAAAGAGGACAACCATTGGAGATAACCTCTTG GTTGAACTTGCTTCAGGAAAAGCAGTTGCAGAACTACAGCCAGACATTGGTGCAATAGAAAAATGTCCTGGAGGAGGCATCTTGGTCACTGGGACTGCTTCTCCAGAGTCTGGATTTGATTATTATTGTCGAACTTTCTTTCCCAAATTTGGAATCAATGAG GATCCTATCACTGGAAGTGCACAATGTGCCTTGGCGCCTTACTGGGCCAAAAAACTGGGGAGATGTGATCTCAGTGCTTATGCG GCATCATCGAGAAGTGGAATTGTTCACGTTCATTTTGATAAACAGAGAAAAAGGATATTCATGCGAGGAAATGCTGTAACTGTCATGGATGGGAATGTTCTGATTTGA